The Paenibacillus mucilaginosus 3016 genome includes the window GCGCGGACTTCGGAGCTTTCCTTATACATACATGCGGGACACCGGGGGCAGGGGACCGGCAAAAAGCTGCTCGAAGCCGTGCTGGCTGCCGGCCGCGAAGCGGGCCTGCATACAGTGCTCTCCCGGATCGTGGAGGGCAACGACAGCTCGATCCATATCCACCACGTATACGGATTCGAGACCGTAGGCACCATGCGCCAGGTGGGCTTCAAATTCGGGCGGATGCTCGATGTGATCCTGCTCCAGAAGATGCTCTAAGGACGGCTTCGACTAGGCTTCGGGGGCCTGCCGTAAGGGGGTGTCCAAGCTTGACTCGGTTTTGGCCTCCCGATATAATGGAAGGTATGCAAAGGCTGGAAAGTCAAGAAGCACCGCAAACAGGCACCCCCAGGCGGGGTGCTTTGTTGTAATTGGAGGAGTCCGCCGGGGCTGTCCGGCCGTGATCTAGCCGGCGGTTTTCGGAATCCTCCGTGACGGTGGTCTCTGCTTCCCGCCTCTTCGTACGACGAAAGGGGTTTATCCTATTATGAATTACAAACAATGGCTCGCGCAGCAACTCGCCGGGAAGTTCGAAGGACTGGACCGGGAGACGCTCGCAGACCTGATCGAATACCCGCCGAACCCGCAGATGGGCGACCTGTCGCTGCCGTGCTTCAAGCTGGCCAAGCAGCTGCGCAAGGCTCCGCAGGCGATCGCCGAAGAGCTCAAAGCAGGCTGGACCGGTGACGAGTCCGTCGAACGGGTGGATGCCGTCGC containing:
- a CDS encoding GNAT family N-acetyltransferase produces the protein MIIRKAQAGDLPAIVDIYNEAVLNTVATFDTVPRTLEQQEAWFKQHGDAYPVIVAERDGTVVGWASLNQYSDRLAYARTSELSLYIHAGHRGQGTGKKLLEAVLAAGREAGLHTVLSRIVEGNDSSIHIHHVYGFETVGTMRQVGFKFGRMLDVILLQKML